The following coding sequences are from one Fibrobacterota bacterium window:
- a CDS encoding TIGR02147 family protein yields MKSPRKSDFQGQHLDHLNPKTEPGRPDIFQHLEYRSYLADYVEWRQKGNLRFSKRAFSQKYFGSTGILYEVIQGRRDLGPKLRVRCAAALGLNDKENEYFELLVQHNQAKHDLERNFLFEKLSRFRNSKPWVVRENQHKYYAKWYYAVVFSYLGLDKRKATAKEIAAEITPALTDAQVSEAIDLLMELELVKKSERGYALTRNHLVSGGFTGEVALEYNRQIQKLTSDLAQEDMMRFKAFSTQVTTVSSESLKAIRMKFVAFQQEMQDIVAKDKGTDKVCTVVFQIIPNTK; encoded by the coding sequence GTGAAGTCGCCTCGGAAGTCGGATTTCCAAGGGCAGCATTTGGATCATCTTAACCCTAAAACCGAGCCAGGCCGACCGGACATATTCCAACACCTGGAATACCGGTCCTACCTGGCCGATTACGTAGAGTGGCGGCAAAAGGGGAATCTGCGTTTCTCCAAACGCGCCTTCTCGCAGAAGTACTTCGGATCCACCGGAATCCTGTACGAGGTCATCCAGGGCCGGCGGGATCTGGGGCCTAAGTTGCGCGTGCGCTGCGCGGCCGCCCTGGGCTTGAACGATAAGGAGAACGAATACTTCGAGCTCCTGGTACAGCACAACCAGGCCAAGCATGACCTGGAAAGGAACTTCTTGTTCGAGAAGCTGTCGCGGTTCCGGAACTCCAAGCCGTGGGTGGTGAGGGAGAACCAGCATAAGTACTACGCTAAATGGTACTATGCCGTGGTTTTCAGCTACCTCGGGCTGGACAAACGGAAGGCGACCGCCAAGGAGATCGCCGCGGAGATTACCCCGGCGCTGACCGACGCCCAGGTGTCCGAAGCCATCGACCTGCTGATGGAGTTGGAACTGGTGAAGAAATCGGAGCGGGGCTATGCTCTGACGCGGAACCACCTGGTGTCGGGAGGATTCACGGGCGAAGTCGCTTTGGAGTACAACCGGCAGATCCAAAAGCTGACGAGCGATCTGGCGCAAGAGGATATGATGCGCTTCAAGGCCTTCAGCACCCAGGTTACGACGGTTTCCAGCGAGAGCCTGAAGGCGATCCGGATGAAGTTCGTGGCCTTCCAGCAAGAGATGCAGGATATCGTGGCGAAGGACAAAGGGACGGACAAGGTATGCACCGTAGTATTCCAGATTATTCCGAACACGAAATGA